One Bemisia tabaci chromosome 7, PGI_BMITA_v3 DNA window includes the following coding sequences:
- the LOC140225152 gene encoding uncharacterized protein: MAAQHGNHNVVLFLLKEVKLKVDDIDNFGRTPLHLAAKNGHLECVKALLKNNASTVVKDGQGFSPLLLAVRNKHLAVVKIMMETKRNISINSSSSSGFTLLHYAAGGGSLDLVNFLLLNNANVNAQHDNGQAPLHLAVSDGHLNVTKVLIQNGADVNCRTIHGFTPLHNAVIFEHETIVRVLLQHGANPNVCVFDGENAYTPLHFAAERNCNGILRALLPSLTGETPLSLAAKFVSLKNVSTLLKHGLDIQASTDSKVSPLHYASARSHIKITELLIKSGINVNSKDANGKTPLHTAAHFGDVDIVRLLIKHKAMVNTQCASGCTPLHETVMSGNIAIIDVLIKSGADINIKSSDGFTAIHFAAMYGWKEAGSILISNNADMLLIAFYLKTNFFLHYKALNADMNIKANNNIAPLQTAIKEGHLNIVKLFFNVSNANKAEYFNELGALHLAAEVGNKEITEFLIAIGASVNLKIRSHGPLIHAVKYNCVEIVKLLLDYGANVNENNGEPLYLAIDYGFIDVFEILLKNGAHADRKRSGDVTFLHFAANKGDARMVIALINKGAKINALTARGATPLSVASMQGHVEVVKALIMKKGDTNISSDVGPPLHVAIAHGHLKVVEILLKNGAKTNLTGPRNTTPLELAVVRGDSQIAQMLLKLPEGNEIDVNIRVDHGRTLLHQAALQGNLELVKLLTDHGFDVNAIDDSGAKPIHCGATADKKETIEFFLNKGLSMHEIDAFRRTPLHYAAAKGSIAVTNHLITREANINSEDVNGLKPILVAAANDHKEIINILLRNGSSYCAMDKFEKKPLEYSLNKEVKSLLLSTEKLFDCLKQNNLSEFATLVKAGACIDSIHPQFGTPLHYAVWKGYDEIVECLLENHANPNTVTEKGFTPLHYAAKYSRSQSVISLLHKGAMYNFASNGEKMPLHFAKDVKIMWLLKMIDHAFRSVKNGIMFNFCVISKKRDILGEDSPGTWDVQVLMAELKCIQGHYQEAMNILNSVNKKQIAMLGNNSDDTLLSRRMIASVLLESGGVEKSYTIFQEIYLARKRISGPNHFDTLDALFDVTVALAIVFSQCAVAKGDKAVVEILFQYVPENKLNRLINLRTTASGNSALHIATRNGNLDVVKSLLNHGAKYSIKNQENKTPLDVSTNRTISALSEEIEGLFEDAVKGTTEIVGKLKAMNADDFKVVTNARNHSGHTLFHLAFQAAKKHEYLQGDPKVPSTPSNFLPNCVIGGCRPLVYFLNVGESSRAIRAATRATHRRQTCP; encoded by the exons ATGGCAGCACAGCACGGAAATCATAATGTTGTGCTGTTCCTTTTAAAAGAAGTGAAATTAAAAGTTGATGACATCGATAActttggaagaacgccgttGCACCTAGCTGCAAAAAATGGTCACTTAGAGTGTGTCAAAGCTTTATTGAAGAATAATGCCAGTACTGTAGTTAAAGATGGCCAGGGGTTCTCTCCATTACTTTTAGCAGTCAGAAATAAGCATTTAGCAGTAGTCAAAATTATGATGGAAACAAAGAGAAACATTAGTATCAACTCATCTTCCTCTAGTGGTTTTACCTTGTTACACTATGCTGCAGGAGGTGGATCTCTTGATTTGGTTAACTTTTTGCTGCTTAATAATGCCAATGTTAATGCTCAACATGATAATGGTCAGGCTCCATTACACTTAGCGGTAAGTGATGGTCATTTGAATGTGACAAAGGTTTTGATTCAAAACGGAGCTGATGTGAACTGTAGAACCATCCACGGTTTTACCCCTTTACACAATGCAGTAATATTTGAGCATGAGACAATAGTGAGGGTTTTGTTGCAACATGGTGCAAATCCAAACGTATGTGTATTTGATGGAGAAAATGCTTATACGCCTCTACATTTTGCAGCCGAACGAAACTGTAATGGAATCCTTCGTGCATTACTTCCTTCTTTGACCGGTGAAACTCCATTATCTCTTGCCGCAAAATTTGTTTCCCTAAAAAACGTTTCAACTCTCCTCAAACACGGCCTTGACATCCAAGCTTCAACCGATAGTAAAGTTAGTCCTTTGCATTATGCATCTGCTAGAAGCCATATTAAAATCACTGAATTGTTAATAAAAAGTGGAATTAATGTGAATTCCAAAGACGCAAATGGAAAAACACCATTACATACTGCTGCACATTTTGGTGATGTGGACATAGTCAGACTTTTAATAAAACATAAGGCTATGGTAAATACTCAGTGTGCCAGTGGTTGTACCCCATTACATGAAACTGTGATGTCTGGAAATATTGCTATCATTGATGTTTTAATAAAAAGTGGAGCTGACATCAATATAAAGAGTAGCGATGGATTCACAGCAATTCATTTTGCAGCAATGTATGGATGGAAGGAAGCAGGCAGTATTCTAATTAGTAATAATGCTGACATGTTGTTG ATTGCCTTTTACTTaaagacaaatttttttctgcattataAAGCTCTCAATGCTGACATGAACATAAAAGCAAACAATAATATCGCACCTTTGCAGACTGCTATTAAAGAAGGGCACCTAAACATAGTaaagcttttttttaatgtgagcaaTGCCAATAAGGCGGAATATTTTAATGAATTAGGAGCCTTACACCTTGCCGCTGAAGTGGGCAACAAAGAAATAACAGAATTTTTAATAGCAATCGGGGCCAgtgttaatttgaaaattcgcAGCCATGGACCATTAATCCATGCCGTGAAATATAATTGTGTGGAAATTGTGAAGTTACTTCTTGACTATGGGGCCAATGTCAACGAAAATAATGGTGAACCCTTGTACCTTGCAATCGACTATGGTTTCATAGATGTCTTtgagattcttttaaaaaatggggCTCATGCTGATAGGAAAAGAAGTGGGGATGTTACCTTTCTACATTTTGCTGCAAATAAAGGAGATGCAAGAATGGTGATTGCGTTAATTAATAAAGGAGCTAAAATTAATGCTTTAACTGCAAGAGGTGCAACGCCATTATCAGTAGCATCCATGCAAGGTCATGTAGAAGTTGTTAAGGCTTTAATTATGAAAAAGGgagatacaaatatttctaGTGATGTGGGCCCTCCATTACATGTAGCTATAGCTCACGGCCATCTAAAAGTCGTTGAAATTCTGTTGAAGAATGGAGCTAAAACTAACCTCACAGGTCCTAGGAATACAACTCCATTAGAACTAGCTGTTGTTAGAGGTGATTCACAGATAGCTCAAATGCTACTCAAACTACCGGAAGGAAATGAAATAGATGTTAATATTAGAGTTGACCATGGTAGAACATTATTGCATCAAGCTGCTTTGCAAGGTAATTTAGAACTAGTGAAGCTCCTGACGGATCATGGATTTGATGTGAATGCTATAGATGACTCAGGTGCAAAACCTATTCACTGTGGAGCAACTGCAGACAAAAAAGAAACCATTGAGTTTTTTTTGAACAAGGGACTAAGCATGCATGAAATTGATGCCTTCAGACGGACTCCATTACACTATGCTGCTGCAAAAGGTAGCATAGCAGTCACGAATCATCTCATTACTCGTGAAGCAAACATTAATTCTGAAGATGTTAATGGTTTAAAACCTATACTTGTTGCAGCTGCTAACGATCACAAGGAAATTATAAATATCCTCCTAAGGAATGGATCATCTTATTGTGCTATGGATAAGTTTGAAAAGAAACCTCTTGAGTACTCTTTAAATAAAGAAGTCAAAAGTTTGCTGTTATCTACCGAGAAATTATTTGATTgcttaaaacaaaataatcttTCAGAATTTGCAACTTTGGTTAAAGCAGGGGCTTGCATCGATTCGATACATCCCCAATTTGGAACTCCTTTACACTATGCTGTTTGGAAAGGTTATGACGAAATTGTCGAGTGTCTTTTGGAAAATCATGCCAATCCAAATACAGTCACGGAAAAAGGTTTTACTCCCCTGCACTATGCTGCTAAGTACTCTCGCTCACAGTCGGTTATCAGTTTACTGCACAAGGGTGCAATGTATAACTTTGCTTCCAATGGTGAAAAAATGCCTCTGCATTTTGCCAAAGATGTTAAAATTATGTGGCTTTTAAAAATGATCGACCACGCCTTCAGAAGCGTGAAAAATGGTATaatgttcaatttttgtgtGATATCAAAAAA GAGAGATATTTTAGGAGAGGACAGCCCAGGCACTTGGGATGTGCAGGTACTGATGGCTGAACTGAAGTGCATCCAAGGGCACTATCAAGAGGCTATGAACATTCTGAATAGTGTCAACAAAAAGCAAATAGCAATGCTAGGCAACAATAGTGATGATACTCTGCTGTCAAGGAGAATGATAGCATCAGTATTGCTTGAATCAGGAGGGGTCGAAAAATCATacacaatttttcaggaaatttatcTCGCTAGGAAAAGAATCTCAGGACCGAATCATTTTGACACCTTAGATGCTTTATTCGATGTGACAGTAGCTTTGG ccatagttttttctcagtgtgctgTAGCAAAAGGTGACAAAGCagttgttgaaattttatttcagtacgtccctgaaaataaattaaatcgtCTCATCAACCTCAGAACAACCGCTAGCGGCAATTCAGCTCTACATATTGCGACCAGAAATGGTAATTTGGATGTTGTTAAATCTTTATTGAATCATGGTGCAAAGTACAGtattaaaaatcaagaaaataaaacaccCCTTGATGTATCTACAAATCGGACTATTTCCGCACTTTCAGAAGAAATCGAGGGTTTGTTTGAGGATGCCGTGAAAGGTACCACCGAAATCGTCGGAAAATTGAAAGCAATGAATGCAGATGACTTTAAGGTAGTGACAAATGCTCGTAATCATTCAGGGCATACACTCTTTCACTTAGCGTTCCAGGCAGCAAAAAAACATGAATacctacagggtgatccaaaagtcccttccaccccctctaactttttacctaattgtg
- the LOC140224970 gene encoding uncharacterized protein, producing MIPQNPEIIKLEKLEELIEEFRSYATDLTSFEKGLFKEIEEHLAPLSTQSEAIMSGHLKRFDAVVSLIIILKNEKVDSQLFNKLRLGALAPLNKVVLKIDPNILKAAINTSLAIVSSVIPRVKMEEFEKIRLLELKLFHLAEIAIDDVEWIKKLRERLVKREVLYSTDTEEVTADAIKFEYRDRLMSKIKELRSILKRSGLDGKIVENFSHKHLMSVPVIEMLVLDVMSILVSAKKCLGKNTFLMDENVPLLIGKCLRDHLAHCNATVDLILDDPYLYVIHNPKKLVSIENLINCTSKIGKFMVENPFTLREKHNQELNIITNQEKMFSALAKGNTELFENCLKEGSDIRARSNNLSTAVHFACMGSNLEIL from the coding sequence atgaTTCCTCAAAATCCCGAAATCATAAAACTCGAAAAACTTGAGGAACTGATTGAAGAATTTCGCAGTTATGCAACCGATCTAACCAGTTTTGAGAAAGGATTGTTTAAAGAAATCGAAGAGCATTTAGCACCCTTAAGTACTCAATCAGAAGCTATAATGTCCGGTCATTTAAAGAGATTTGATGCAGTAGTTAGCTTAATCATTATTCTAAAGAATGAGAAAGTTGATTCACAACTTTTCAACAAGTTGAGGTTAGGTGCCTTAGCACCTTTAAACAAAGTCGTTTTAAAAATAGATCCGAACATCTTGAAAGCAGCAATCAATACGTCATTGGCAATTGTCAGTAGTGTTATACCAAGAGTGAAAATggaggaatttgaaaaaattcgttTGTTAGAGTTGAAACTATTTCATCTTGCAGAGATTGCTATCGATGATGTTGAatggatcaaaaaacttagagAAAGGTTGGTCAAGAGAGAAGTTTTGTATTCGACTGATACTGAGGAAGTGACTGCCGATGCAATCAAATTTGAATACAGAGATAGACTTATGTCAAAGATCAAGGAACTCCGAAGCATTCTAAAGAGAAGTGGTTTGGATGGGAAGATAGTTGAAAACTTCTCTCATAAGCACCTGATGTCAGTTCCTGTGATAGAGATGCTTGTTTTAGATGTAATGTCAATTTTAGTCAGTGCGAAAAAGTGTTTGGGGAAGAATACCTTTTTGATGGATGAAAATGTCCCTCTACTGATTGGAAAATGCTTACGAGATCATTTAGCACATTGCAATGCTACAGTTGATTTGATTTTGGATGACCCATATCTGTATGTTATCCACAATCCTAAAAAACTTGTTAGTATTGAAAACTTGATTAATTGTACGAgtaaaattggtaaatttatGGTAGAAAATCCCTTCACTTTAAGAGAGAAGCACAATCAAGAGCTGAATATCATTACGAATCAAGAGAAAATGTTCTCTGCTCTCGCCAAAGGAAATAcagaattatttgaaaattgtctcAAAGAAGGATCAGATATCCGTGCAAGGAGTAATAATCTTTCAACAGCAGTGCATTTTGCCTGTATGGGCTCAAATCTTGAGATTTTATAA
- the LOC109030195 gene encoding tubulin alpha-3 chain-like, which translates to MRECISVHVGQAGVQIGNACWELYCLEHGIQPDGQMPSDKTIGSGDDSFNTFFSETGAGKHVPRAVFVDLEPTVVDEVRTGTYRQLFHPEQLITGKEDAANNYARGHYTIGKEIVDIVLDRIRRLADQCTGLQGFLIFHSFGGGTGSGFTSLLMVSTAVVEPYNSILTTLCYHLDQTISL; encoded by the coding sequence ATGCGTGAATGTATCTCAGTGCATGTCGGGCAAGCGGGAGTCCAGATCGGTAATGCCTGCTGGGAGCTGTACTGCCTTGAGCATGGCATCCAGCCTGACGGTCAGATGCCCTCTGATAAGACTATTGGAAGTGGAGACGACAGTTTTAACACTTTCTTCAGCGAGACTGGAGCTGGAAAGCATGTTCCCCGAGCTGTGTTCGTAGATCTAGAACCCACTGTTGTTGATGAAGTCAGAACAGGCACGTATAGACAGCTGTTCCACCCTGAACAGTTGATCACTGGAAAGGAAGATGCCGCCAACAATTACGCACGTGGTCATTACACCATTGGAAAGGAAATTGTAGACATAGTATTGGACCGCATCCGTAGATTAGCTGACCAATGTACTGGTCTCCAGGGTTTCCTAATCTTCCACTCCTTCGGTGGTGGTACCGGATCTGGTTTCACCTCCCTTCTCATGGTATCTACCGCTGTTGTTGAACCCTACAATTCCATCCTAACCACGCTCTGCTACCATTTGGACCAGACAATCTCTCTCTAA